The genomic stretch GCGCGCGCCTGCCGATGCTGCTGGCCTGGCCTGACCGCAATCTGTCGCAGCTGCCTTGGTTGCCCGCGTCCCAACAGCCCGCATCCTTGCTGATCGCGCCGGGCGATTCCATCCAATTGACGATCTGGGATGCTGAACAAAACTCGCTTTTGGCGGGGGTAGGCCAGCGCGCGACGCCCTTGCAACAAGCGCAGGTCAGCGCGAGCGGGCGCATTTTCGTGCCATATATCGGCGAATTGACCGTCGCGGGCATGGCCCCCGATACGGCCCGCGCCCGGATCGAGGAAGAATTGGTGCGCACGATCCCGTCGGCGCAGGTGCAGCTGGTCGTCCAGCCGGGGCGTGGAAATTCCGCCAATCTGACCGGCGGTGTCGGCGCGACTGGCATTTACCAGATCCCGGACCGCGATTTCAGACTGCTTGATCTTTTGTCGCTGGCTGGCGGTGCGAACCCGACCTATGTCAATCCGCAGGTCCGGCTGACGCGCGGTGGCATTGTTTACGGCATCCCTCTTGAGCGGCTGCTGGAAGAGCCGGCGCTTGATATCGCGGTGCAGGGCGGCGACCGGGTCCTGATCGTGCCGGATGACCGCAAATTCCTGGCGCTGGGGGCCACGGGTGCGCAGTCGCAATTCGACTTTCCGACCGCAGATCTGTCCGCCTTGCAGGCGCTGGCGCTGATCGGTGGGGTCTCGGCCACCACGGCCAATCCCAAGGGGATCTTGATCCTGCGCGAATATGACCTTGCCGAAGTGCGCGACGGCCTGTCCGGCCCGCCGCAGGAACGGGTCGTGTTCACGATTGATCTGACAACGGCGGATGGCCTGTTTTCGGCGGGCAAGTTCATGGTGCAGGACGGCGATCTGATCTATGGCACTGAAAGCGCGCTGGTCCCGGCATTGACCTTTGTGCGCCTGGCCTCGACCTTTCAGTCGCTGACGAATTAGCGTCAGAACAGCGCGATATCATTGGCGAGGGTGGCGTAATCCGTCACCCCGTCGATCATCAGGATATCATTATTGCCGAAATCAATGGTCACCCGCGCGCCGTCCTGTCGGCCATAGACCAGCAGCAAATCGGCGGCCGAGGTCAGCCCGGTCCAAAGCCGCGCATCCAGGATGATCCGGTCGATGCCCTGTTCGAAATCGGCAATCACGTCTCGGCCGTGGTTGAAGATGAACACATCTGCCCCCGCCCCGCCGATCAGCACATCATTGCCTTGGGTGCCCGTCACGACCTTGTCAGAGCTAGGGGGCGCGGCGGGCTGGTTTTGCAAGGCGCTGCGCAGATCGGTGATCTTGCTATCGACCAAGGCCCGCTTTGCGGCCTGCATCGAAAACGGGTCACCTTGATCAGGCGCAATGTCCGGCGGTGTCGGTGTCAGCGCGGGTGGTGGCGTCTCTGGTCCCGGAAAGCCGGGGCTAAGCGTGCCGGGCAGGCGCATCCCGCCCAGCACATCGGCATTGCTCAACAGCCGGTAATCGATCGGATTGCCATCGGCGCTGTGGATGATCAGATCCTCATCGCCATAGCGGATGATGAACCCGGTGGGGGTGATCGCCATGGTCAGCTGGCTGATGTCGCGCAGCATCGGCCAGAGCGACAGGTCCAGCCGATCCTCGCCCAGGGTGAAATCGGTGATCGTATCGGTTTGCCCGTCGGCCACCAGGATGAACACATCCGCCCCCGGCCCGCCCGTCAAAATATCCTCTCCGGCCCCGTCGCGCAGGATATCATGGCCCGCGCCGCCCAAGATGAGGTCATCACCAGCCCCGCCCAGCAGGATATCATCGCCCCCTGTGCCGCTTAGCAGCCCGCCTGCAAGCGTCGCTGTCGCCGTGATCCCCGCCCCGCCGGTGTCGAGCCGCAATTGCGTGATCCCTGTCTCGCTGCTGCTTGCGACGAAAATATCCAGCCGGTCCTCGGCGCTGCGCGCGGCAATGGCGCTGACATTATCCAGCCCGATCTCTGTGGTATCCGCGATATGGGCCAGCGCCACCAATTGTCCGCCGGGCAACAGCGCAAAGACGGATATGCCGTCATCCGCGCCGCCCGCGATGACATAGCTGCGCCCGCCTTCGGTCACGATATCCAGCGCGGTGGCCCCGCCAAAACGGGTCTGCAACGTGTCCATCACATGGTCGCGGATCGTCAATGCGCCCTGCGCGCCGACCTCGATCACGGTCAGGCTGCTGCTGCCTGCCGCCGCCATCACAAGATAGGTCACCCCGGCGACGACACTTGTTTGCAGCGCGGTGGCATCGGCGATCCACAGCCCGCTTTCCGCCGTCAATGCCGTGATTTCCGACAGGCCGCCGGTGGCATCGACCTGCCAGCCGGTCAGCCGGTTGGTCGCATCCACGCTATAGACAAACCCATCGGCAGAGGTGATCGCATGGACCTTTCCGCCGGTCGTGATGGTCGCCAGCGGGCCGATGAAAGTGCCGCCCGCGTCAAAGTGCCAGCCCGCGATCCCCGCCGCGTCGGCAAGGCCGCCATAGACGAATTGCGCGCCCCCCTGATGCACCACCAGATCGGGGCGGAAACCCGCAAAGATCGGCAGGCTGTCGATCACCTGCCATGCGCCGCCTGTCAGGCTGATTTGCTGAAAAGCACCATCCGCGCCACCGCCGGTCAACAGCACCGGCCCCGCCGCGGTATCAAGCGTCAGCACAGACCCGCCGCCGCCCGCCACATCGCCGCCTTGCAGCCTATGCAAGGCCCCGGTGTCGATGATCGGATCGCTGATGTCCCAGCTTTGCAGCGCCCCGTCGAAACGGGTGATCCCGACAAGATTGTCGGTCCCGTCAAGGCGGATAATGTCCAGATCAATGATCCGCGACCATGTGGATTCGTCAGGCGTGGTCAGATATCTGACCGGCACGATTGTGGACATCTTCAATCCCCCCCAGGACTGGCCTTGTCGATCCATGCAGGCTCGTGGATGTCGCGGTCCGCCACATGGCTGAATTGCGGCAGCACAATGGTTCTTGTCGCGCATTTCGTTCAATTGCCTCTGATCACGCCCCGCGCTAGAACGGCACAACCACAGCAGGAGAGGTCATGCCCCCCCAATTCGGCACCAGCGGGCTGCGCGGCCTTGTCACCGACCTGACACCGGCGCTTGTCAGTGATTATGTGACCGCCTTTGCCGCGAGCTGCCCGATGGGCAATGGCCTGTTTGTGGCGCATGATCTGCGGCAATCCTCGCCCGCTTTGGCAGCGGTGGTGGCGCAGGCCGGTCAGGCGGCAGGGCTTGCCGTCACGCGATGCGGTCCTGTGCCGACGCCTGCGCTGGCGCTGGCCGCGATGCAGGCGGGGGCGGCGGCGGTCATGGTGACGGGCAGCCATATTCCCGCCGATCGCAATGGCTTGAAATTCTACACCCCCGCGGGCGAGATCACCAAGGACCAAGAGGCCGCGATCCTGACAGGCTTGGGGGCTTCCCGCAGGGTTTTGTCAGGGCCACAGCCGCAGTTCATGGACGTCGGGCAGGGCTATTGCGCACGCTATATTGCCGCGTTCGGCACCAGCCTGTCAGGGCTGCGTCTGGGGCTTTATGCCCATAGCGCGGTGGGCCGCGACCTGATGGCAGCGCTTTTGACCGAACTTGGCGCAGAGGTCGTGACCTTGGGGCATTCCGCCGATTTCGTCCCTGTCGATACCGAGGCGGTCGATCCCCAGACCAAGGCCCGCCTTGCCAATTGGGCGCGTGATCACGATCTGGCGGCGATCCTGTCCACCGATGGCGATGGTGACCGCCCGCTGATGGCGGATGAAGCCGGACAGATCATTCCGGGCGATATCATGGGCCAGATCACCGCAGCTTTTCTGGCCGCGCAGCATCTGGTGACGCCGGTCTCGTCCAATAGCGGTGCGGATAGGCTTGGGTTCGCGCGGGTGCTGCGCACGCGGATCGGGTCGCCGCATGTGATTGCGGGGATGCAGGCGCTGGGTGGCGCTGTGGTCGGATACGAGGCCAATGGCGGGTTTCTGCTGGGTTTTGACGCGCAGGGACCAAAGGGTCCGCTGGCCGCCCTGATGACCCGCGACGCGATGCTGCCGATCTTGGCGGTGCTGGCCGCCAGCAAGGGCGCGCCGGTGTCGCAGCTGGTGGCGGCGCAGCCTGCACGGTTTACCGCCGCCGACCGGTTATGCGCGGTTCCGACCGATATCTCGGCCGCTTTGGTCGGCTGGCTGACGCAGGACGCCCCGGCGCGCGCGACCTTTCTGGCCGCCCTTGGCCTGGTCGAAGCTGGCGTCGATCTGACAGATGGGCTGCGGATCGCCTGCGCCGATGGCCGCTGCCTGCATCTGCGCCCGTCCGGCAATGCCCCCGAATTGCGCTGCTATGTCGAGGCTGAAACCCAGCACGCGGCGGCCATGACGTTGCAAGCCGGTCTGGCCTTGCTGCGCCAGCGGATCGACGCGCTGGTCAGGTGACCTTTTCGCCCAGCATATGTTCAACCCAGAGCTTTTGCACCGCGACCATCGTCATCACCGTCAAAGGCGCGGCCAGGATCAGGCCAATCGCGCCGAACACGACGCCCAACAGCACTTGCAGCCCGATCAGCAGCGCTGGTGGCAGGTTTACCGCGCGCTGCTGGATCATCGGTGTGACGACATTGCCCTCGATATTCTCGATGACGATATAGCCCGCCAGCACGATCAACCCGGTTTGGGTGCTTTCGGTAAAGCTGACGGCGACAATCGGCACGGTCGCGATCAGCGGCCCGATAAAGGGCACAAAGGTCACCAGCGCCGTCAGCACCGCCAGCGCGAACCACAGATCGACCCCCAGCAAGAACAGGCCCAGCCCGACGGTCGTGCCCAGAAAGGCCATTGACACAAGCTGCCCCAGAAACCACCAGCGCACCGCATGGCTGATGGCCGCGAATGTGTCGGCGACCGGGTCGCGCCCGCCCGGCGGGATCAGGCGCAGCACGCCCCGGCGATACAGCCCCGGATCGGCCGCCAGAAAGAACGCCAGCACGATCAGGAACAAAAGGCTGCTGATGGCGCCGACGACGGACATGCCCATGGTCATCATCTGGCCCATAAGATTGCCCGCCGCACCGGTCAGACTGTCACCAGAGCCATCGATGTTATCCACAAAATCAAGAATCCCGATGTCTTGCAGCCAGTTCTGCAATCTCTGTGCTGTGGCCACGATGGTTTGCGCCAGTTCTCGGAATTGCTGGGCCAGCCGTGTCGCTGTCAGGCCGATCGCGGCGGCGATGATGCTCAACAGCCCGATGCCCACGGCTGCCAGCGCCCAGCCATGCGCAAGGCCCGATTTGCGCATGATCGCCTTGGTCGCGCCATCAAATCCGATAGCCAGAATGATCGCTGCCAAAACCAGCAACAGCACATTGCCCAACAGATAGACGATCAGCAAAAGCCCCGCTATCAGCAGCAAAATTTCTGTTCTGATCCAGCGCTGCTGTGCCATCTGTCCCGTCCCGGCCTGTTGGTGCAGGCGGATAACGCGACAGGGCCGGTCCCGTTCCGGACGGATGCCGGATTTCGCTATTCGGACAGGATCGCGCGGCTGATGCGCATCATGAAATCATGATCGTCGATATCGGCCCCGACATCCTTGTTCTTCATGTCGATGGACAGGAAGGAATGGCCATGGACGCAGGACCACAGCAGATAGGCGCAGCGCAGCACCTCGGGGTGATCGACGGTCCGGTTCTTGCGGGCGGCGACAT from Yoonia vestfoldensis encodes the following:
- a CDS encoding polysaccharide biosynthesis/export family protein — its product is MVFQRMVAVSACLFIAGCSLPRGAGFQSEVLAAANANIAADGETPAYDFTVYEVNSARLPMLLAWPDRNLSQLPWLPASQQPASLLIAPGDSIQLTIWDAEQNSLLAGVGQRATPLQQAQVSASGRIFVPYIGELTVAGMAPDTARARIEEELVRTIPSAQVQLVVQPGRGNSANLTGGVGATGIYQIPDRDFRLLDLLSLAGGANPTYVNPQVRLTRGGIVYGIPLERLLEEPALDIAVQGGDRVLIVPDDRKFLALGATGAQSQFDFPTADLSALQALALIGGVSATTANPKGILILREYDLAEVRDGLSGPPQERVVFTIDLTTADGLFSAGKFMVQDGDLIYGTESALVPALTFVRLASTFQSLTN
- a CDS encoding calcium-binding protein, which translates into the protein MSTIVPVRYLTTPDESTWSRIIDLDIIRLDGTDNLVGITRFDGALQSWDISDPIIDTGALHRLQGGDVAGGGGSVLTLDTAAGPVLLTGGGADGAFQQISLTGGAWQVIDSLPIFAGFRPDLVVHQGGAQFVYGGLADAAGIAGWHFDAGGTFIGPLATITTGGKVHAITSADGFVYSVDATNRLTGWQVDATGGLSEITALTAESGLWIADATALQTSVVAGVTYLVMAAAGSSSLTVIEVGAQGALTIRDHVMDTLQTRFGGATALDIVTEGGRSYVIAGGADDGISVFALLPGGQLVALAHIADTTEIGLDNVSAIAARSAEDRLDIFVASSSETGITQLRLDTGGAGITATATLAGGLLSGTGGDDILLGGAGDDLILGGAGHDILRDGAGEDILTGGPGADVFILVADGQTDTITDFTLGEDRLDLSLWPMLRDISQLTMAITPTGFIIRYGDEDLIIHSADGNPIDYRLLSNADVLGGMRLPGTLSPGFPGPETPPPALTPTPPDIAPDQGDPFSMQAAKRALVDSKITDLRSALQNQPAAPPSSDKVVTGTQGNDVLIGGAGADVFIFNHGRDVIADFEQGIDRIILDARLWTGLTSAADLLLVYGRQDGARVTIDFGNNDILMIDGVTDYATLANDIALF
- a CDS encoding phosphomannomutase — translated: MPPQFGTSGLRGLVTDLTPALVSDYVTAFAASCPMGNGLFVAHDLRQSSPALAAVVAQAGQAAGLAVTRCGPVPTPALALAAMQAGAAAVMVTGSHIPADRNGLKFYTPAGEITKDQEAAILTGLGASRRVLSGPQPQFMDVGQGYCARYIAAFGTSLSGLRLGLYAHSAVGRDLMAALLTELGAEVVTLGHSADFVPVDTEAVDPQTKARLANWARDHDLAAILSTDGDGDRPLMADEAGQIIPGDIMGQITAAFLAAQHLVTPVSSNSGADRLGFARVLRTRIGSPHVIAGMQALGGAVVGYEANGGFLLGFDAQGPKGPLAALMTRDAMLPILAVLAASKGAPVSQLVAAQPARFTAADRLCAVPTDISAALVGWLTQDAPARATFLAALGLVEAGVDLTDGLRIACADGRCLHLRPSGNAPELRCYVEAETQHAAAMTLQAGLALLRQRIDALVR
- a CDS encoding AI-2E family transporter, producing the protein MAQQRWIRTEILLLIAGLLLIVYLLGNVLLLVLAAIILAIGFDGATKAIMRKSGLAHGWALAAVGIGLLSIIAAAIGLTATRLAQQFRELAQTIVATAQRLQNWLQDIGILDFVDNIDGSGDSLTGAAGNLMGQMMTMGMSVVGAISSLLFLIVLAFFLAADPGLYRRGVLRLIPPGGRDPVADTFAAISHAVRWWFLGQLVSMAFLGTTVGLGLFLLGVDLWFALAVLTALVTFVPFIGPLIATVPIVAVSFTESTQTGLIVLAGYIVIENIEGNVVTPMIQQRAVNLPPALLIGLQVLLGVVFGAIGLILAAPLTVMTMVAVQKLWVEHMLGEKVT